The sequence below is a genomic window from Campylobacter sp. MIT 12-8780.
GTTCTAATGCCATTTTTCGTATCCAATTATCTGCTTTTAAGCCCATATTTTACCTTTGTTTTTAATTTGAAATTATACTTGAAATTTATCAAATTTTAATTACTTTCATAATAAAATCTCATTTTTAATCCCAAAATTTTAAATCTTTGGGTATAATTTAGGATTAAGTTCTTAACAAAATTAGGAGATTTTATGACTAAGGAAGAAATTAAAGAATTAATGGCTTTATTTGCAGAAGCTAATATCAGTAAGATTAAGATCAAAGAACAAGATGGCTTTGAAATCGAGCTTGAAAGAGAGGTTTGCGAGCCAGCTCCAGCTCTTGTATGTCCTCCACAAACTGTAGCCCCACAACCTATAAATGTTAATGTTGTCAATGAAGCTTCCCCAAATAAAAAACACAACCAACCAACCCTAAACAGCCCAATGGTAGGCACTTTCTATCAAGCCCCAAGCCCTGGTGCGGCAAGCTTTGTCAAAGCTGGCTCAAGTGTTAAAAAGGGCGATACTATAGGCATTATCGAGGCGATGAAGATCATGAATGAAATTCAAGCTGAGTATGATTGTAGGATAGTTGAGGTTTTAGTTGCTGATGGGCAACCTGTTGAGTTTGATATGCCTTTATTTGTTGTGGAGAAAATTTAATGGAAATCAAAAGCGTTTTAATCGCAAATCGCGGTGAAATAGCTCTGCGAGCCTTAAGAACTATCAAAGAAATGGGAAAAAAGGCAATTTGCGTGTATTCAAAAGCTGATAAAGATGCCCTTTATTTAAGATATGCAGATGCAAACATTTGCATAGGTGATGCAAGAAGCACAGAGAGTTATTTAAATATACCAAATATCATCTCAGCGGCTGAAATTTCTGAAGCTGACGCTATTTTTCCGGGCTATGGTTTTTTAAGTGAAAATCAAAATTTTGTTGAAATTTGTGCTAGGCATAACATTAAATTCATAGGTCCTTCAGTAGAAGCTATGGCTTTAATGTCTGATAAAAGTAAAGCAAAACAAATGATGCAAAGAGCTGGAGTGCCTGTGATCCCCGGAAGTGATGGGGCTTTAAAAGGTGTTGAAGCGGCTAAAAAGTTAGCTAAAGAAATAGGCTATCCTATCATTTTAAAAGCTGCAGCTGGCGGGGGCGGACGCGGTATGCGCGTGGTAGAAAGAGAAGCCGATATAGAAAAAGCCTTTTGGTCAGCAGAAAGTGAAGCCATGACAGCCTTTGGTGATGGCACTATGTATATGGAAAAATACATTCAAAATCCACGTCACATAGAAGTGCAAGTCATAGGTGATAGCTTTGGCAATGTCATTCACATAGGCGAAAGAGATTGCTCTATGCAAAGACGTCATCAAAAACTCATCGAAGAAAGCCCTGCGATTTTACTTGATGAAAAAACAAGAGCAAAGCTTTTGGATACGGCTATAAAAGCAGCTAAGGCTATAGGCTATGAAGGAGCTGGAACCTTTGAATTTTTGGTGGATAAAAATTTAGATTTTTATTTTATCGAGATGAATACGCGCTTGCAGGTTGAACACTGCGTAAGTGAGATGATAAGCGGGGTTGATATTATCGAGCAGATGATAAAAGTGGCTGAAGGTTACGCTTTACCAGCTCAAGAAACTATCAAGCTAAGAGGGCATAGCATAGAATGCCGCATTACAGCTGAAGATCCAAAAAGTTTTGTGCCAAGTCCGGGCAAAATCACTAAATATGTCCCACCAGCTGGACGCAATGTAAGAATGGAAAG
It includes:
- the accB gene encoding acetyl-CoA carboxylase biotin carboxyl carrier protein, producing MTKEEIKELMALFAEANISKIKIKEQDGFEIELEREVCEPAPALVCPPQTVAPQPINVNVVNEASPNKKHNQPTLNSPMVGTFYQAPSPGAASFVKAGSSVKKGDTIGIIEAMKIMNEIQAEYDCRIVEVLVADGQPVEFDMPLFVVEKI
- a CDS encoding acetyl-CoA carboxylase biotin carboxylase subunit, with product MEIKSVLIANRGEIALRALRTIKEMGKKAICVYSKADKDALYLRYADANICIGDARSTESYLNIPNIISAAEISEADAIFPGYGFLSENQNFVEICARHNIKFIGPSVEAMALMSDKSKAKQMMQRAGVPVIPGSDGALKGVEAAKKLAKEIGYPIILKAAAGGGGRGMRVVEREADIEKAFWSAESEAMTAFGDGTMYMEKYIQNPRHIEVQVIGDSFGNVIHIGERDCSMQRRHQKLIEESPAILLDEKTRAKLLDTAIKAAKAIGYEGAGTFEFLVDKNLDFYFIEMNTRLQVEHCVSEMISGVDIIEQMIKVAEGYALPAQETIKLRGHSIECRITAEDPKSFVPSPGKITKYVPPAGRNVRMESHCYQGYSVPPYYDSMIGKLVVWGEDRNRAIAKMKVALDELIVSGIKTTRDFHSAMMENPDFLNNTFDTNYLARH